A DNA window from Mya arenaria isolate MELC-2E11 chromosome 17, ASM2691426v1 contains the following coding sequences:
- the LOC128222832 gene encoding uncharacterized protein LOC128222832 yields MVKKNPKSAKTGKRKADPEPSTTGGKQSRLAVLLANVISKDDDILQEIGDLINSAGAAKPDGTAVSIASSVSSEQDLASVDSLYSEVNTDFPSENAEPEHVSLGAFSAIHPPLDQKLADKILNGEYVDFASIIHRDHLGETMTIKKTNNSTVTSIQKASAKRITEIDQWNKAFQIYADIYSAKYHSQAPQLFRYMSIIQNLSHNSQQWIAYDEKFRRLRAASPSIPWGTIHTETYLFCCMMNSSFRGPSKFNSRPHSNKIPAHILYKKGYCWEFQESGACNKLKCTVSHQCSNCEGPHGACGCPKPFHAPKRSPYPTVHGQRPHQLSKQVNLPTHQPHKRD; encoded by the coding sequence ATGGTCAAGAAGAACCCTAAATCTGCCAAGACGGGGAAACGTAAGGCAGACCCTGAGCCCAGCACCACTGGTGGGAAACAAAGCCGCCTTGCTGTCTTGTTGGCCAATGTTATATCGAAAGACGATGACATTCTCCAGGAAATCGGGGATTTGATCAACAGTGCCGGTGCTGCCAAACCAGACGGTACAGCTGTTTCGATTGCGTCCTCTGTTTCATCAGAGCAAGACCTTGCTTCAGTTGATTCGCTTTATAGCGAGGTTAATACTGACTTTCCATCTGAAAATGCCGAACCAGAACATGTTTCTTTGGGAGCTTTTTCAGCAATTCACCCCCCGTTGGATCAGAAACTTGCTGACAAAATTCTAAATGGAGAGTATGTTGACTTTGCATCCATTATCCATAGGGACCATCTTGGTGAAACAATGACcatcaaaaaaacaaacaactcaacTGTGACTTCAATACAGAAAGCATCTGCTAAACGAATTACTGAAATTGACCAATGGAATAAGGCTTTTCAAATATACGCAGACATATACTCAGCAAAATATCATTCTCAAGCACCACAACTTTTCCGGTACATGTCCATCATCCAAAATCTCTCCCATAACTCGCAACAATGGATTGCCTATGATGAAAAATTTAGGCGTCTGCGTGCAGCATCACCATCCATTCCTTGGGGAACTATACATACAGAAACATACCTTTTCTGCTGTATGATGAACAGTTCCTTTCGTGGCCCCTCAAAGTTCAATTCTAGGCCACACTCAAACAAAATCCCTGCACACATCCTATACAAGAAAGGTTACTGTTGGGAGTTTCAAGAATCAGGAGCCTGCAACAAACTCAAATGCACAGTTTCTCACCAATGTAGCAACTGTGAGGGGCCCCACGGTGCCTGTGGATGCCCAAAGCCATTCCATGCACCAAAGAGATCCCCATACCCAACAGTTCATGGTCAAAGACCCCATCAACTTTCAAAACAAGTCAACCTGCCAACACATCAGCCTCATAAAAGAGACTGA